A single genomic interval of Acetonema longum DSM 6540 harbors:
- a CDS encoding D-alanyl-D-alanine carboxypeptidase family protein: protein MKIRRQSLILSVLSLYCLWLIPPAAAQSSPPPGPVIAADAAVLMDAKTGEVLWGKKAHERRAPASTTKILTAIVALERGQLDADVLVSPKAAHTPGSSMKVYSGQSLSLREMLTGLLLSSGNDAAVAIAEHIAGSVEEFAPLLNSKAAELGAKNTHFINPHGLTVPGHYSSAYDLALLTRYALANPIFAEIVRTKEESVDWQDIKGKEQAKTLRNTNRLLWLFPDADGVKTGTTGPAGKCLVSSASRGNQKLIAVVLHDNNRWTDSIKILEYGFRHFNLAEYAPKGQVIASLPVENGLYPAVNAIAAENAALVVKADDLPNIRVTVNLPEKIKAPVFPGQKLGEIVFYSGDQALKRVDVIAEAEVTERSYQRMLLNALFRVYRTLSGWGLF, encoded by the coding sequence ATGAAGATCCGCAGACAGAGTCTGATTTTATCCGTGTTGTCCCTTTATTGTCTCTGGCTGATACCACCGGCAGCCGCACAATCCTCTCCCCCGCCCGGACCGGTGATCGCAGCTGATGCCGCCGTCCTGATGGATGCGAAAACCGGGGAGGTGCTGTGGGGAAAAAAAGCTCATGAACGGCGGGCCCCTGCCAGTACCACCAAAATTCTCACAGCCATTGTGGCCTTAGAACGGGGTCAGCTGGACGCCGATGTCCTGGTCAGCCCCAAAGCCGCACACACACCCGGTTCTTCCATGAAGGTCTATTCCGGACAATCTTTGTCCCTGCGGGAAATGCTTACCGGTCTCTTGCTGAGCTCCGGCAATGACGCGGCCGTTGCCATCGCCGAGCATATCGCCGGATCGGTGGAGGAATTCGCCCCGCTTTTAAACAGCAAGGCGGCTGAACTGGGCGCCAAAAATACTCATTTCATCAATCCCCATGGTCTGACCGTACCCGGCCATTATTCTTCAGCCTATGATCTGGCCCTGCTCACCCGCTATGCCCTGGCTAATCCGATCTTCGCCGAAATCGTCCGCACCAAGGAAGAATCCGTGGACTGGCAAGATATCAAAGGCAAGGAACAGGCGAAAACTCTGCGCAATACCAACCGGCTGCTGTGGCTGTTTCCCGATGCCGACGGCGTCAAAACCGGCACAACCGGCCCGGCCGGCAAATGTCTGGTTTCCAGCGCCAGCCGGGGCAATCAGAAGCTCATTGCGGTTGTCCTCCATGATAATAATCGCTGGACCGATTCCATCAAAATCTTAGAATACGGCTTTCGCCATTTCAATCTGGCCGAGTACGCGCCCAAGGGGCAGGTCATAGCCTCCCTGCCGGTGGAGAACGGCCTCTATCCCGCGGTCAACGCCATAGCTGCCGAAAACGCCGCCTTGGTGGTAAAGGCGGATGATCTGCCCAATATCAGAGTGACCGTCAACCTGCCGGAGAAAATAAAAGCCCCGGTATTTCCGGGGCAAAAGCTCGGGGAAATCGTATTTTATTCCGGGGACCAGGCACTAAAGCGGGTTGACGTCATCGCCGAAGCCGAAGTGACGGAACGTTCCTATCAACGCATGCTCTTGAACGCCCTGTTCCGCGTCTATCGCACGCTGTCCGGCTGGGGCCTATTTTAA
- a CDS encoding penicillin-binding protein — translation MKTMPSMVKPASRRVAVLLTLIMLAILILVARIGWLQFVEGRRLADRMKSQLRDTRILQSPRGTIYDINGRELAISSMRQSLYADPQELSLPPDEAARLLAAIIDVDVDEIRERLSIKGRFVWLRRTLEPEVTQKVRDLIKTKKIHGLHFLEESKRYYPNGPFASQVLGFVGTDDIGLDGVEMVYDKFMHGEISRHVLETDNQGVPILQSVFQSQPRREKSLVLTIDITIQHIVEKTLDKVVAQSKPQGASVILMNPRTGAILAMANRPHYDPNFFYRYSPQEWKNRSLSFVYEPGSTFKTIIAAAALQEGLVTPSETFEDAGEITAGGVTVHNWDSKGHGRVTFADITKYSINTGFIQIGQRLGEERLMRYTRNFGFGQATDISLPGEEYGLLFDPKRMTPSDLASTSIGQGIAVTPLQLLTALAAVANEGVLVKPFIVKEIRNADGTLVTETPVKPVRQVISPATARTLTNLLEKVVAEGGGAKAAVKGYRFVGKTGTAEKLKQGGVGYAEGRYIASFAGYGPAEDPQVVALVVIDDPVGAYYGGEVAAPVFSEIMTQVMWYLNMKQQARETGKHPILPSQSGTRAIASDQTMVPVGRIIVPDLLGQSIRQAGETSNKAGLSFVPIGSGVAVHQSLPPFAVVEPNTEITVTFEPRDGDGS, via the coding sequence ATGAAGACTATGCCAAGCATGGTAAAACCGGCTTCGCGCCGTGTTGCCGTATTATTGACGCTCATTATGCTGGCCATCCTGATTCTGGTGGCGCGGATCGGCTGGCTGCAGTTTGTGGAAGGGCGCCGGTTAGCCGACCGAATGAAATCTCAGCTGCGGGATACCCGCATCCTGCAGTCGCCACGGGGTACAATCTATGACATCAATGGACGGGAACTGGCGATTAGCAGCATGCGGCAGTCACTGTACGCCGATCCCCAGGAACTGAGCCTTCCTCCGGATGAAGCCGCCCGGCTTTTGGCGGCGATCATTGATGTGGATGTGGATGAGATTCGGGAACGGCTGTCCATCAAAGGCCGCTTTGTCTGGCTGAGACGGACCCTGGAACCGGAAGTCACCCAAAAAGTCCGGGATTTGATCAAAACGAAAAAGATTCATGGACTGCATTTTCTGGAAGAAAGTAAACGTTATTATCCCAACGGACCCTTTGCCAGTCAGGTACTGGGGTTTGTTGGCACGGATGATATCGGACTGGATGGCGTGGAGATGGTCTACGACAAATTCATGCACGGCGAAATCAGCCGGCATGTTCTGGAGACCGACAATCAGGGCGTTCCAATTTTGCAGTCAGTCTTCCAGTCTCAGCCGCGCCGGGAGAAAAGTTTGGTGTTGACGATTGATATCACGATTCAGCATATCGTGGAAAAAACCCTGGACAAGGTCGTGGCTCAAAGCAAACCGCAAGGCGCTTCGGTGATCCTGATGAATCCGCGCACCGGCGCTATTTTGGCCATGGCCAACCGGCCCCATTATGATCCTAACTTCTTTTACCGTTACAGTCCTCAAGAGTGGAAGAACCGCTCTTTGTCCTTTGTCTACGAACCCGGCTCCACCTTTAAAACCATTATTGCCGCCGCCGCTCTGCAGGAGGGTTTGGTAACGCCGTCTGAAACTTTTGAGGATGCAGGCGAAATTACCGCCGGCGGCGTCACAGTTCATAACTGGGATAGCAAAGGCCACGGACGGGTCACATTTGCCGATATCACCAAGTATTCGATTAATACCGGTTTCATCCAGATCGGCCAGCGACTGGGCGAGGAGCGGCTGATGAGATATACCAGGAACTTTGGTTTTGGCCAGGCCACTGACATTAGCCTGCCGGGAGAGGAATACGGCCTGCTGTTTGACCCCAAAAGGATGACTCCATCCGACCTGGCCAGTACGTCTATCGGTCAGGGAATTGCCGTAACGCCGCTGCAGCTGTTAACAGCTCTGGCGGCAGTGGCCAATGAAGGAGTCCTGGTGAAACCTTTTATCGTCAAAGAAATCCGCAATGCTGACGGAACATTGGTCACTGAGACTCCGGTCAAACCGGTGCGGCAGGTCATCAGTCCGGCCACGGCCAGGACTCTGACCAATCTTTTGGAAAAGGTCGTGGCGGAAGGCGGCGGCGCGAAGGCAGCAGTCAAGGGATACCGGTTCGTCGGTAAGACCGGTACGGCTGAAAAGCTGAAACAAGGCGGCGTTGGCTATGCGGAAGGCCGGTATATCGCCTCCTTCGCCGGCTATGGACCGGCGGAGGACCCTCAAGTGGTGGCTCTGGTGGTCATCGATGATCCGGTAGGCGCCTATTACGGCGGTGAAGTAGCTGCCCCGGTGTTCAGCGAGATCATGACCCAGGTCATGTGGTATCTGAATATGAAGCAGCAAGCCCGTGAAACCGGCAAACATCCGATATTGCCGTCTCAATCCGGCACCCGGGCTATTGCTTCTGACCAAACGATGGTCCCTGTCGGCAGGATAATCGTACCCGATCTTCTGGGGCAATCCATTCGCCAGGCCGGTGAAACCAGCAATAAGGCCGGATTGTCCTTTGTTCCGATCGGCTCAGGAGTGGCTGTTCACCAGAGCTTGCCGCCTTTTGCAGTGGTGGAACCGAATACGGAGATTACTGTAACATTCGAACCCCGGGATGGTGATGGCTCTTGA
- the ald gene encoding alanine dehydrogenase, with the protein MIIGVAKEIKNNENRVALTPAGVETLKNAGHTVLVEKTAGTGSGFSDDQYQKAGAELLADKRVLFDRAEMIMKVKEPLAAEYDLFHTGQILFTYLHLAPEPELTRALLDKKVIGIAYETIVGPNHSLPLLLPMSEVAGRMSVQVGAQFLEKPKGGKGILLGGVPGVPAAQVVIVGGGIVGANAAKMAVGMGAQVAVIDRSEERLRYLDDLFAGRVVTVMSNSYNIAEWVKKADLLIGAVLLPGARAPKLVTEAMVKTMEAGSVIVDVAIDQGGSVETIDRVTTHSDPTYVKHGVVHYAVANMPGAVPRTSTLALTNATMPYALQIANRGYKQAVLDDPGLIPGVNVINGKVTYEAVAKALNLTYTPLSQVL; encoded by the coding sequence ATGATCATCGGAGTTGCCAAAGAAATTAAAAACAACGAAAATCGTGTTGCCCTGACTCCTGCTGGTGTGGAGACCTTAAAAAACGCCGGACACACTGTTCTAGTGGAAAAGACTGCCGGGACAGGCAGTGGCTTCAGTGATGATCAGTACCAGAAAGCCGGCGCTGAGCTTTTGGCGGACAAACGGGTTCTGTTTGATCGGGCGGAAATGATTATGAAAGTGAAAGAACCCCTTGCAGCTGAATATGATTTGTTTCATACGGGACAGATTCTGTTCACCTACCTCCATCTGGCGCCCGAACCGGAACTCACCAGGGCTCTTCTGGATAAGAAAGTCATTGGCATTGCTTATGAGACCATTGTCGGACCCAACCACTCCCTGCCCTTATTGCTGCCCATGAGCGAGGTAGCCGGACGCATGTCGGTTCAGGTTGGCGCGCAGTTTCTGGAAAAACCGAAGGGCGGCAAAGGGATTCTGCTGGGGGGTGTACCCGGCGTGCCGGCGGCTCAGGTGGTTATCGTCGGCGGCGGCATCGTCGGCGCCAACGCCGCTAAAATGGCGGTGGGCATGGGGGCTCAGGTAGCCGTCATCGACCGCTCGGAAGAACGGCTGCGCTACCTGGATGATCTTTTCGCCGGACGGGTGGTTACGGTTATGTCCAACAGTTACAACATCGCCGAATGGGTGAAAAAGGCCGACCTTCTGATCGGCGCGGTACTGTTGCCAGGAGCAAGGGCGCCCAAACTGGTAACTGAGGCCATGGTCAAGACCATGGAAGCGGGTTCGGTGATTGTGGATGTAGCGATTGATCAGGGTGGATCAGTGGAAACCATTGACCGGGTGACCACTCATAGCGATCCGACCTATGTAAAACATGGCGTGGTCCATTATGCGGTGGCCAATATGCCGGGAGCCGTGCCTCGCACCTCCACCCTGGCTCTGACCAATGCCACCATGCCTTATGCCCTGCAAATCGCCAATAGAGGCTATAAGCAAGCCGTGCTGGATGATCCCGGCCTGATCCCCGGCGTCAATGTGATTAACGGCAAAGTGACCTATGAAGCAGTGGCCAAAGCCCTTAATCTGACGTATACCCCCCTCAGTCAAGTCTTGTAA
- a CDS encoding CheR family methyltransferase encodes MSDEKEWELFKQKLFAKSNINLNDYKAAQMQRRINNLMIRHGASSYSSFFQMLEKDSKMYKDFIDYLTINVTEFFRTPEKFVELEAKVLPDLLQRSSKLNVWSAGCSTGAEPYSLAMILAGLTPQTRHRILATDLDIEMLNKAKAGVYGSNDMKNVAPAILSKYFKHTDDLYSLSDEIKSRVDFQRHNLLLDKFETGFDIILCRNVVIYFTEEAKEGLYRRFFASLKPGGVLFVGGTEAILNFREIGFQHYLPFFYKKPL; translated from the coding sequence GTGAGCGATGAAAAAGAATGGGAATTGTTTAAACAGAAGCTATTTGCCAAGTCAAATATTAATTTAAACGACTATAAGGCGGCTCAAATGCAGCGACGGATCAATAACCTGATGATCCGGCACGGCGCATCCAGTTATAGCAGCTTCTTTCAGATGCTGGAGAAGGACTCCAAGATGTACAAGGATTTCATCGACTATCTGACGATTAATGTGACCGAATTTTTCCGCACACCGGAAAAATTTGTGGAACTGGAAGCCAAGGTACTGCCGGACCTATTGCAAAGAAGCTCCAAGCTGAATGTATGGAGCGCCGGCTGCTCCACCGGCGCCGAACCCTATTCGCTGGCCATGATTTTGGCCGGGCTTACCCCTCAAACCCGTCACCGGATCTTGGCCACTGATCTGGATATCGAAATGCTGAACAAGGCCAAAGCCGGCGTATACGGGTCCAACGATATGAAAAATGTTGCACCGGCCATCCTCAGTAAATATTTTAAACATACCGACGATCTGTACTCCCTGAGTGATGAGATCAAATCTCGGGTGGATTTTCAGCGGCACAACCTGCTTTTGGATAAATTTGAAACCGGCTTTGATATTATTCTCTGCCGCAATGTGGTGATCTACTTTACCGAAGAAGCCAAAGAAGGCCTGTATCGCCGCTTCTTTGCCTCGCTGAAGCCAGGCGGTGTACTGTTTGTCGGCGGTACCGAAGCCATCCTGAATTTCCGGGAAATTGGCTTCCAGCATTACTTACCCTTCTTTTATAAAAAACCGTTATAG
- a CDS encoding small, acid-soluble spore protein, alpha/beta type, with protein MDKLARSRKPVNPAAENALDRMKMEVATELGISNQVSNQGWSTMTSADCGRVGGHMVRRMIEQYESGTAGTTGTTNTTSASTMTSKYDIK; from the coding sequence GTGGACAAATTGGCAAGAAGCAGAAAACCTGTTAATCCGGCTGCCGAAAACGCTCTGGACCGTATGAAGATGGAAGTCGCTACTGAACTCGGTATTAGCAATCAGGTGAGCAATCAAGGCTGGTCGACGATGACCTCCGCTGACTGCGGACGTGTAGGCGGACACATGGTCCGTCGGATGATCGAACAATATGAATCCGGTACTGCCGGCACAACCGGCACGACGAATACCACCAGTGCCTCCACTATGACCTCCAAATATGATATCAAATAA
- a CDS encoding DUF5662 family protein yields MQYNKEYRNYILQNINYLRYVIHHKWLVFVEACKLGIPWRGILHDLSKFTPAEWGPRAAALGKSLPSYLDEAGWYQPENVDNALAAGWLHHYHHNRHHWQWWVVHLDARTVKVLPMTDPYRREMLADWRAVARMPGRQAMLPWYRENKGKMRLHPETRAWLEKELGLCDSESVDSKEGEG; encoded by the coding sequence TAACAAAGAGTATCGAAACTATATTCTTCAAAATATAAACTACCTCCGCTACGTGATCCACCATAAATGGCTGGTATTCGTAGAAGCTTGCAAATTGGGGATTCCCTGGAGGGGGATCCTGCATGATTTATCTAAATTTACTCCGGCGGAATGGGGTCCCCGAGCGGCTGCTCTCGGTAAAAGCCTCCCCTCTTATCTGGATGAGGCCGGCTGGTACCAACCGGAGAATGTGGATAATGCCCTGGCGGCCGGCTGGCTGCATCATTATCATCATAACCGGCATCACTGGCAATGGTGGGTCGTCCACTTGGATGCAAGGACGGTCAAAGTATTGCCCATGACTGATCCCTATCGACGGGAAATGCTGGCCGACTGGCGGGCGGTGGCAAGGATGCCGGGCAGACAAGCCATGCTTCCCTGGTATCGGGAAAATAAGGGCAAAATGCGCTTGCACCCAGAGACGCGGGCCTGGCTGGAAAAAGAGCTGGGGCTCTGTGATTCTGAGTCTGTCGATTCAAAGGAAGGAGAGGGATGA
- a CDS encoding polysaccharide deacetylase family protein encodes MCYGRKTFLITTIFLVTVALRLYYSLADDPLVVRQIPTSRRLVALTFDDGPEPRTTPEILSVLREKKVRGTFFVLGTNAETRLAILRQTAADGHEIGSHAYSHKFLNTMAVEAYSLELDKSIGIIRQVTHAPAVFRPPGGGYNDQIVLAAGLRGMTTVLWSIDSGDWRGLSADRIANGVLWRIRPGSIVLFHDGQYPIATAKALHRIIDKLRAADYELVTVSELLQYYEVR; translated from the coding sequence GTGTGCTATGGCCGCAAAACCTTTCTGATTACCACAATTTTTCTGGTGACTGTTGCGCTGCGCCTGTATTACAGCTTGGCGGATGATCCCCTGGTGGTTCGTCAGATACCGACAAGCCGACGGCTGGTGGCCCTGACCTTTGACGACGGGCCGGAACCGCGCACTACACCTGAGATATTGTCGGTATTGCGGGAAAAAAAGGTCCGCGGTACCTTTTTTGTGCTGGGGACAAATGCGGAAACCCGCTTGGCGATTTTAAGACAGACAGCAGCTGACGGCCATGAAATCGGCAGTCACGCATACAGCCATAAATTCCTGAATACTATGGCTGTTGAAGCATACTCGCTGGAACTGGATAAATCCATCGGGATTATCCGGCAGGTCACTCACGCGCCGGCGGTGTTTCGCCCTCCCGGCGGTGGTTATAACGATCAAATCGTTTTGGCAGCCGGTCTGCGGGGAATGACTACTGTTCTCTGGTCCATTGACTCCGGTGATTGGCGCGGTTTGAGCGCCGACCGGATTGCCAACGGCGTCCTGTGGCGAATCAGACCGGGCAGCATTGTGCTGTTTCATGACGGACAATATCCGATTGCCACTGCCAAAGCACTGCACCGCATCATTGACAAGCTGCGGGCGGCAGACTATGAATTGGTGACGGTCAGCGAATTGCTGCAGTACTATGAAGTCAGGTAG
- a CDS encoding aspartyl-phosphate phosphatase Spo0E family protein produces the protein MSGLEEKRRKIEEVRRSLSQLVADKQHDLSDREVIQLSSDLDRLIVEYEQAKKFVWGKCGIKTGDNLE, from the coding sequence ATGTCCGGATTGGAGGAAAAGCGGCGAAAGATTGAAGAGGTTCGGCGGTCTCTCAGTCAGTTGGTAGCGGACAAACAACATGACTTGAGCGACCGGGAAGTGATTCAGCTTAGCTCTGATTTGGACCGTCTCATTGTCGAGTATGAACAAGCCAAAAAGTTTGTTTGGGGAAAATGCGGGATAAAGACCGGCGATAATTTGGAATAA